The following proteins are co-located in the Carassius gibelio isolate Cgi1373 ecotype wild population from Czech Republic chromosome A9, carGib1.2-hapl.c, whole genome shotgun sequence genome:
- the LOC128019374 gene encoding septin-9-like — protein sequence MADSVISEMPPAMCLEKPSVDFSYVGIDAILEQMRRKAMKQGFELNIMVVGQSGLGKSTLMNTLFKSKVSRKSVQGMPEEKIPKTIEIKSISHDIEEKGVRMKLTVIDTPGFGDQINNENCWQPIMKFINDQYEQYLQEEINIDRKKRIPDSRVHCCIYFIPPTGHCLRPLDVEFMRRLSKVVNIVPVIAKADTLTLEERDFFKKKIREELRANGIDVYPQKEFDEDAEDRTINEKIREMIPFAVVGSDQEYQVNGRRLLGRKTKWGTIEVENIAHCEFAYLRDLLIRTHMQNIKDITSSIHYEMYRVRRLNENNTQANGLGEHHPACHEI from the exons ATGGCAGATTCGGTTATCTCAGAGATGCCCCCAGCCATGTGCCTGGAGAAGCCCAGCGTCGACTTCAGCTATGTGGGCATCGATGCCATCCTGGAGCAGATGAGGAGGAAGGCCATGAAACAGGGCTTTGAGCTCAACATCATGGTAGTGG GTCAGAGTGGTTTGGGGAAGTCCACACTGATGAACACGCTCTTCAAGTCTAAGGTGAGCCGTAAGTCTGTCCAGGGCATGCCGGAGGAAAAGATTCCCAAAACCATCGAGATCAAGTCCATCAGTCATG ATATCGAGGAGAAAGGAGTTCGAATGAAGCTGACGGTCATAGACACACCAGGGTTCGGTGATCAGATCAACAACGAGAATTG TTGGCAGCCCATAATGAAGTTCATCAATGACCAGTATGAGCAGTACTTGCAGGAAGAGATCAATATTGACAGGAAGAAGAGGATCCCAGACTCACGAGTGCACTGCTGCATATACTTCATACCACCCACAGGACACTG TCTTAGGCCTTTGGATGTGGAGTTCATGAGACGTCTTAGTAAGGTGGTGAACATCGTTCCTGTCATCGCGAAGGCTGacaccctgactctggaggagaGGGACTTCTTCAAAAAGAAG ATCAGGGAAGAGCTTCGAGCCAATGGGATTGATGTCTACCCACAGAAAGAGTTCGACGAGGATGCAGAGGATAGAACAATCAATGAGAAAATAAGA GAGATGATTCCTTTCGCAGTTGTAGGAAGTGACCAGGAGTACCAGGTCAATGGGAGAAGACTACTGGGAAGGAAAACAAAATGGGGAACCATTGAAG TTGAGAATATTGCCCACTGTGAGTTTGCCTACCTGCGGGACCTCCTCATAAG AACTCACATGCAGAACATTAAAGACATCACCAGCAGCATCCACTACGAGATGTACCGAGTCCGCCGGCTCAACGAGAACAACACTCAAGCCAACGGCCTCGGCGAGCACCATCCGGCCTGCCACGAAATCTAA
- the LOC128019375 gene encoding anosmin-1-like, whose protein sequence is MVVKQGDCPAPERASGFAAACVEGCEEDGECSSQKKCCPNGCGHTCQSPKNLYRGAPLKPRKELVFEELESGVLEVHWSSKFNVSAEPVLNVLQRRWNYGIHPSEDGATEWEVVARTSEERVWLTDIRPGRWYQFRVAAVNVHGTRGYTTPSRHFRSSKDPAPPVAPSELHVSDMTFGADRSVSVRLSWIMSADLDIPVNHYKLSWSYSDHTVPSKLKRRQTTNGDSTYAELDDLSENRSYTVELQAVSYWGQVPLKSSKAIFQFTTSQRQSDLEPTDSPVFIKPQSDLLDVGTPFYQDGQLQVRVYWKKKDPSVNRYRVQWSPEICSHNGSRAQEKLITQENFASLPGLQFSCKYQVVIQPVGSKGKAQAESTTFYTPSCATIQSKSHKPIPCSTVSVVPPKVLVKAENLTAAFSIYMGNVTGLFSWVVAMPQPPQQVTGYQVTWVEVITESRRNNLPNSLISQSQILPPERNILVVSGLQLASLYRLEVQVITAAGQGPATSRTFQTPAHSKPVLHYKPRIKKHHLRSVIERH, encoded by the exons ATGGTGGTGAAACAGGGTGACTGTCCTGCGCCGGAGAGAGCCAGTGGCTTTGCAGCTGCCTGTGTGGAGGGATGTGAGGAAGACGGAGAGTGTTCATCCCAGAAGAAATGCTGCCCAAATGGCTGTGGACACACATGCCAGTCCCCTAAGAACCTCTACAGGG GTGCTCCTCTGAAGCCCAGGAAGGAGCTGGTGTTTGAGGAGCTGGAGTCTGGAGTGTTGGAAGTGCACTGGTCCTCCAAGTTCAATGTGTCAGCGGAGCCGGTGCTAAATGTTCTGCAGAGGAGGTGGAACTACGGCATCCACCCGAGTGAGGATGGAGCAACTGAGTGGGAAGTGGTGGctaga ACATCAGAAGAGCGTGTGTGGCTGACGGACATTCGGCCCGGTCGCTGGTACCAGTTCAGAGTGGCAGCGGTTAATGTTCACGGGACCAGAGGATACACCACACCCAGCAGACACTTCAGATCCTCTAAAg ATCCTGCCCCTCCCGTGGCACCGTCTGAACTTCATGTCAGTGACATGACCTTTGGTGCAGATCGCTCTGTGTCTGTCCGCCTCAGTTGGATCATGTCTGCAGATTTAGACATCCCTGTTAACCACTACAAACTCTCCTGGAGCTATTCTGACCATACTGTGCCATCCAAACTCAAGAGGAGGCAGACTACAAATGGG gactcTACCTATGCTGAGCTTGATGACTTGAGCGAGAACAGGAGTTACACTGTGGAGTTGCAGGCGGTCTCATACTGGGGTCAGGTCCCTCTCAAGAGCTCCAAGGCCATTTTTCAGTTTACTACAAGCCAAAGACAATCCG atttggaacccACAGACAGCCCGGTCTTTATAAAACCCCAGTCAGATCTATTAGACGTGGGCACTCCCTTCTATCAAGATGGACAGCTTCAGGTCCGGGTCTACTGGAAAAAGAAAG ATCCAAGCGTGAATCGTTACCGTGTGCAGTGGTCTCCGGAAATCTGCAGTCACAATGGATCCAGAGCACAGGAGAAGCTCATCACCCAG GAGAATTTCGCCAGCCTTCCTGGACTTCAGTTCTCTTGCAAGTATCAGGTGGTCATCCAGCCCGTAGGATCTAAGGGGAAAGCCCAGGCAGAAAGCACAACCTTCTACACCCCGTCCTGTGCTACCATCCAGAGCAAGAGTCACAAACCCATCCCCTGCTCCACTGTCTCAG TGGTTCCTCCAAAAGTCCTGGTCAAGGCAGAGAACCTGACAGCAGCGTTCTCCATCTACATGGGGAATGTGACAGGTCTGTTCTCCTGGGTGGTGGCCATGCCTCAACCGCCACAGCAGGTCACAGGATATCAGGTCACTTGGGTAGAGGTCATCACAGAGAGCCGCAGAAATAATCTACCTAACAGCCTCATCTCCCAGTCTCAGATCCTGCCTCCA GAGCGTAATATCTTGGTAGTTTCTGGTCTTCAGTTGGCATCTCTCTACAGACTTGAGGTGCAGGTGATCACCGCAGCAGGACAAGGCCCAGCGACCTCCAGAACCTTCCAGACACCAGCTCACAGCAAGCCAGTCCTGCACTACA AACCCAGGATTAAGAAACACCATCTAAGGTCGGTGATAGAACGCCACTGA